A single Anopheles maculipalpis chromosome 3RL, idAnoMacuDA_375_x, whole genome shotgun sequence DNA region contains:
- the LOC126564841 gene encoding uncharacterized protein LOC126564841 — MSRLSTYAGVCLLLLSNYGPFVWCYEDTAPYAVRRPLDTLFRTGSTSQKHVGPVPALGPNGSSGPHAHDSHGSLANDQHQQTQRQPSISGQPLEQQSNRAILHRRMEPGGPVSGSTNHHHRWHVDQRPDVFGIGTVPAFQRALPAIDIGSSGSDDDFIGHGGPPDLYELPDPSLDPTGNEIGDNPLLAALGTISGPRVVDREEADPPTGRMMESIDLIREQLERIKQEEDIEIKSNLLMKLLTELPEGPLPIVYIEDAAGKAGGPARRVDDGDEDDTDDDAAEDEADEGDDGQLVAGGRNRAEPFTPNGGKRSGRYYRRYPWKRQNARSRTYDAEARYLCVPSREDVFKLLVGLHENRVGNHQRTVNFCNRKRPAKAIFTNIRFLG; from the exons ATGTCACGGCTATCAACGTATGCTGGCGTGTGTCTGCTTCTGCTCAGTAACTACGGGCCCTTCGTCTGGTGTTACGAAGACACTGCTCCGTACGCCGTCCGCCGTCCGCTGGATACACTCTTCCGGACAGGTTCAACATCCCAGAAGCATGTCGGTCCCGTACCGGCTCTAGGTCCCAATGGCAGCAGCGGTCCACACGCCCACGATTCTCACGGTTCATTAGCGAACGATCAGCATCAGCAGACACAGCGACAACCGTCCATTTCCGGACAACCGCTCGAGCAACAGAGCAATAGGGCGATTTTGCATCGACGCATGGAACCGGGCGGACCAGTATCGGGTAGTACGAACCATCATCACCGTTGGCACGTGGATCAAAGGCCAGACGTATTCGGTATCGGTACGGTGCCAGCATTCCAGCGTGCCCTTCCGGCAATCGATATTGGTAGCTCGGGTAGCGACGATG ATTTCATTGGCCACGGGGGACCACCGGACCTGTACGAACTCCCGGACCCATCGCTCGACCCCACAGGCAACGAGATCGGTGACAATCCGCTGCTGGCCGCACTGGGCACCATTAGTGGACCGCGGGTGGTTGACCGCGAAGAGGCGGACCCACCGACCGGCCGCATGATGGAAAGCATCGATCTGATCCGGGAGCAGCTGGAGCGCATCAAGCAGGAGGAAGACATCGAAATCAAATCGAATCTGCTGATGAAGCTGTTGACGGAATTGCCCGAGGGACCGCTGCCGATTGTCTACATTGAGGATGCGGCCGGTAAGGCTGGGGGCCCAGCACGGCGCGTAGACGACGGTGATGAAGATGACACGGACGACGATGCGGCCGAGGATGAGGCTGACGAGGGAGATGATGGGCAGCTGGTGGCTGGGGGCAGAAATCGGGCGGAACCTTTCACACCGAACGGAGGCAAACGGTCCGGGCGCTACTATCGGCGCTATCCCTGGAAGCGTCAGAACGCACGCAGCCGAAC ATACGATGCCGAAGCCCGTTACCTGTGCGTACCGAGCCGTGAGGACGTCTTCAAGCTGCTCGTCGGGCTGCACGAAAACCGAGTCGGCAACCACCAGCGGACGGTTAACTTCTGCAACCGAAAGCGTCCGGCAAAGGCCATCTTCACAAACATCCGCTTCCTGGGCTAA